A genomic segment from Nicotiana sylvestris chromosome 1, ASM39365v2, whole genome shotgun sequence encodes:
- the LOC138872277 gene encoding uncharacterized protein — protein sequence MSNLSKLEFVALDISGKNYLSWVLDAEIHLAAKGLGNTITHGNKASSQDKAKAMIFLRHHLDKGLKVEYLTVKDPLELWTDLKERYDHLKATALPRARYEWMHLRLQDFKTVSEYNSVVFRITSQLKLCGEVMNDEDLLEKILTTFYASNMILQQQYRERGFKRYSELISCLLVAKQHNTLLLKNHEARPTGSAPLPEANITTRHDKSGKRQNNNHGHMNVRGHDNGKRRYNSRHCGGHGKRENNMSSQNNPSRGKSGNCHRCGMKVESHLTFKNDFEAGPSNKNDDNAEANLALNDDDFQGLDDITHLKVEDFFGDQN from the exons ATGTCGAACTTGTCAAAGCTTGAGTTTGTGGCGCTTGATATTTCTGGAAAGAACTATCTATCATGGGTTCTCGATGCTGAGATTCACTTAGCTGCTAAAGGCCTTGGTAACACCATTACTCATGGTAATAAGGCATCAAgccaggataaagcgaaggccatgattttccttcgtcatcatttgGATAAAGGTTTGAAAGTTGAATATTTAACAgtgaaagatccacttgaattgtgGACTGACCTGAAGGAAAGGTATGATCACCTTAAGGCTACGGCATTGCCAAGGGCTCGATATGAGTGGATGCACTTACGGTTGCAAGATTTTAagaccgtaagtgagtataactcTGTTGTATTTCGAATAacttcccaattgaaattatgtggggAAGTTATGAATGATGAGGATTTATTGGAAAAGATTCTTACGACTTTTTATGCCTCAAATATGATATTACAGCAGCAATACCGTGAACGGGGTTTTAAAAGGTATTCTGAATTGATCTCATGCCTTCTGGTGGCTAAGCAACATAATACCCTTTTgctgaaaaatcatgaagcccgtccaACAGGGTCAGCTCCGCTTCCTGAAGCGAATATTACAACTAGACATGATAAGTCTGGAAAAAGACAGAATAATAATCATGGTCATATGAATGTACGTGGGCATGACAATGGTAAGAGACGATATAATAGTCGTCATTGTGGTGGTCATGGCAAACGAGAAAATAATATGAGTTCTCAAAACAATCCTTCACGAGGAAAAAGCGGTAACTGCCACCGCTGTGGCATGAAAG TGGAGTCACATTTGACCTTTAAAAATGATTTTGAGGCAGGgccttcaaacaaaaatgatgaCAATGCCGAGGCAAATCTtgctttgaatgatgatgattttcaaggcctcgatgATATTACTCATTTGAAAGTTGAAGACTTCTTTGGAGATCAAAACTAA